The Burkholderia cepacia genomic interval CCGAACGCTGGGGCGCGCTGCAATGAGCGTCGCGATTCGTATCGCGGCGATCGGTGCGCTGTGCGCGGCGGCGGCCACGCTGTCGGGCTGCGGGTCGGTCGGCGCGGCGAGCGGCGCGCTGGCCGGCGCGGCGACGGGCCTCGTCACCGCGAACCCGGCGGTCGGCGTCGGTGTCGGGATCGCCGTGCAGGCCGCGACCGACGAAGCCGTGAACCGCACGATGAAGCAGCTCCATCAGAATCAGCAGGATGCAATCGCGAAGACGGCCGGCAGTCTCGCCGTCGGCGAAGTGAAGCCGTGGAAGGTGAAGAACACGCTGCCGCTCGAAAACGGAGAAGGCGAAGTGCGGGTCACACGCGCGTATTCGTCGGCGCTCGCGCTGTGCAAGGAGTTCGCGTTCTCGGTGAAGGACGGCGACAAGGCCGACTGGTATTTCGCGAATGCGTGCCAGCAAGGCACGCACTGGAAGTGGGCGTCGGCGGAGCCGGCCGTCGACCGCTGGGGCAACCTGCAGTGACGAGCCGTGCCGCGTGACGCGCGGTGCCCGCTGCTGCCGGGCCGGGCGGCCCGGCGCGCCGGTCAGGACTCGACGTCCTCGAGACTGAAGATCTCCGTCTGGTCGTTGTACGAGAAGATCTCGCCGTAACGGCCCCAGTCGATCACCGCGTCGAGCGTTTCCTCGGCGGCTCCGTCGGACAGGAAATCCTCCAGCTCCTGCTCGAAGCGCACGCGCGGCGCGCGATGGCCCGGACGCTCGTTCAGCACCTTCTTGATCCGCGCGGCCAGCGGCACGTGCTTCAGCAGGTGGTCCGCGAACATCAGCTTGCGCTCCTGCGTGCCGAATTCCGCGAACACGCGCCCCGGCGGCGTCAGGAACACGTCCCCTTCCCGCACGTCCGCGAAGCCGAGGTATTGCAGCACTTCGGCGATCGGGAACAGGTCGTCGACCTCGAGGTGCAGCGTACGCGCGATTTCCGGCATGTCCGCGCGGCCGTGGTACGGCGCCATCGCGAGCGTCTCGATCAGGCCGGCCATCAGGTTGGTCGACACCTGCGGCAGCCAGCTGCCGAGCTCCAGCCCCTTCTTCGTCGCTTCGCCGGTCTGGCGTGCGGTCATCTTCGCGTAGATGTCGTCGACGAGCTTGCGGAACGCCGGGTCGAGCCGGTTGCGCGGATGCTTGAACGGCACCTTGATCTCGGCGATCACGCGGCCCGGGTTCGACGACAGCACCAGGATCCGGTCGCACATGAACACCGCTTCCTCGATGTTGTGCGTGACGATCAGCACCGACTTGATCGGCATGCGGCCCTGCGTCCACAGGTCGAGCAGGTCGGTACGCAGCGTCTCCGCGGTCAGCACATCGAGCGCGGAGAACGGCTCGTCCATCAGCAGGATCGTCGGATCGACGACGAGCGCGCGTGCAAAGCCCACACGCTGGCGCATGCCGCCCGACAGCTCGCGCGGGTACGCGTTCTCGAAGCCGTCGAGGCCGATCAGGTCGATCGCGGCGAGCGCACGCTCGCGCCGCTCGCGCGCGCCGACGCCGAGCGCTTCCAGCCCGGCTTCCACGTTCTGCAGCACGGTGAGCCACGGGAACAGCGCGAAGGTCTGGAACACCATCGCGACGCCTTCGGCCGGGCCGCGCAGCGGCTTGCCGAGGTAGGTCACCTCGCCGCCGGTCGGCTCGATCAGCCCGGCGATGATGCGCAGCAGCGTCGACTTGCCCGAGCCGGAGCGGCCGAGCAGGCCGACGATCTCGCCTTCGCGCAGCGACAGGTTCGCGTCGTCGAGCACGAGCAGCTCGCCCTGCGTCTTGTTGAAACCGCGACAGACGTGATCGACGCGCAGGATTTCCTCGCCGAGGCGCGGCGGCTGGTTCGTCTGGACGGG includes:
- a CDS encoding AAA-associated domain-containing protein: MQNPNAVNAPVQTNQPPRLGEEILRVDHVCRGFNKTQGELLVLDDANLSLREGEIVGLLGRSGSGKSTLLRIIAGLIEPTGGEVTYLGKPLRGPAEGVAMVFQTFALFPWLTVLQNVEAGLEALGVGARERRERALAAIDLIGLDGFENAYPRELSGGMRQRVGFARALVVDPTILLMDEPFSALDVLTAETLRTDLLDLWTQGRMPIKSVLIVTHNIEEAVFMCDRILVLSSNPGRVIAEIKVPFKHPRNRLDPAFRKLVDDIYAKMTARQTGEATKKGLELGSWLPQVSTNLMAGLIETLAMAPYHGRADMPEIARTLHLEVDDLFPIAEVLQYLGFADVREGDVFLTPPGRVFAEFGTQERKLMFADHLLKHVPLAARIKKVLNERPGHRAPRVRFEQELEDFLSDGAAEETLDAVIDWGRYGEIFSYNDQTEIFSLEDVES